A region from the Patagioenas fasciata isolate bPatFas1 chromosome 27, bPatFas1.hap1, whole genome shotgun sequence genome encodes:
- the ACER1 gene encoding alkaline ceramidase 1, translated as MPNIFSYQSAEIDWCEGNFEHSAIIAEYYNTISNVGFFVLSPLLLYLNRQYRQHRPVPLYIISGLLLCVGLFSVYFHMTLSYVGQLLDELSILWTLAVAYSFWLPKTYFPRCIKSRKHFFWLTGITTVVSTLMSFVKPAVNAYALNCIAFHLLYLMWRELKKCNDKRVHRMAAVMVLWWVLAISSWISDRWLCGLWQAIGFPYLHSFWHVLIAISLLYCFPLVIYFDVRNEMPPFKPKLGYWPSDSWPVVVPYIALEEPLKQC; from the exons ATGCCGAACATATTTTCCTACCAGAGCGCCGAAATCGACTGGTGCGAAGGCAACTTCGAGCACTCAGCGATCATCGCTGAGTACTACAACACT ATCAGCAATGTGGGCTTCTTcgtcctttctcctctcctgctCTACCTGAACCGGCAGTACCGTCAGCACCGCCCCGTGCCCTTGTACATCATCTCTGGCCTCCTCCTCTGCGTAG GTCTCTTCTCTGTGTACTTCCACATGACCCTGAGCTATGTGGGACAACTCTTGGACGAGCTCTCCATCCTCTGGACACTGGCTGTGGCCTATTCCTTTTGGTTACCAAAAACTTACTTCCCCAGGTGCATCAAGAGCAG gaagcatttcttctgGTTGACTGGTATCACCACCGTGGTCAGCACTTTGATGTCCTTTGTCAAACCTGCTGTCAACGCCTATGCACTCAACTGCATCGCCTTCCACCTGCTGTACCTGATGTGGCGGGAGCTCAAAAA GTGCAATGACAAGAGGGTTCACCGCATGGCTGCGGTCATGGTGTTGTGGTGGGTGCTGGCCATCAGCAGCTGGATCAGTGACCGGTGGCTCTGCGGGCTCTGGCAGGCCATCGGCTTCCCCTACCTCCACAGCTTCTG GCATGTGCTGATAGCCATATCCCTCCTGTACTGCTTCCCACTGGTCATCTACTTTGACGTCAGGAACGAGATGCCGCCGTTCAAGCCCAAGCTGGGATACTGGCCCAGCGACTCATGGCCTGTCGTGGTGCCATACATCGCCCTGGAGGAACCCCTCAAGCAGTGCTAG